Proteins found in one Tsukamurella paurometabola DSM 20162 genomic segment:
- a CDS encoding acyl-ACP desaturase, with product MQRELTHLELLNELSGVAEANVNRHLSMTKDWNPHDYVPWDEGSNYAALGGQDWDPSQSQLSDVARAAMITNLLTEDNLPSYHREISENFSMDHAWGHWVGRWTAEENRHGIAMRDYLLVTRAVDPVKLEEFRMTHMGNGVSSQGHSGAGPEARSILHLVSYVTFQELATRVSHRNTGKACNDPIADKLLQRIAADENLHMIFYRNICGAAIDLVPDQALRAVTDILTHFEMPGAGMPDFRRNGVLMAKHGIYDLRQHKDEVVMPVLRKWKIFERDDFGPEGQKAREELAAYLEDLDKQASRFEEMRDRSLAREAAKRDRQVKQAAASA from the coding sequence ATGCAACGCGAACTCACTCACCTGGAGTTGCTCAACGAGCTCTCCGGTGTGGCGGAGGCGAACGTCAACCGCCACCTGTCGATGACCAAGGACTGGAACCCGCACGACTACGTGCCGTGGGACGAGGGCAGCAACTACGCGGCACTCGGCGGCCAGGACTGGGATCCGTCGCAGTCGCAGCTCTCCGACGTGGCCCGCGCCGCGATGATCACCAACCTGCTCACCGAGGACAACCTCCCCAGCTACCACCGCGAGATCTCCGAGAACTTCTCCATGGACCACGCCTGGGGCCACTGGGTGGGCCGCTGGACCGCCGAGGAGAACCGGCACGGCATCGCCATGCGCGACTACCTCCTGGTGACCCGCGCGGTCGACCCGGTCAAGCTCGAAGAGTTCCGCATGACGCACATGGGCAACGGCGTCTCCTCGCAGGGGCACTCGGGCGCCGGCCCGGAGGCCCGCAGCATCCTGCACCTGGTCTCCTACGTGACCTTCCAGGAGCTCGCCACCCGCGTGAGCCACCGCAACACCGGCAAGGCCTGCAACGATCCCATCGCCGACAAGCTGCTCCAGCGCATCGCGGCCGACGAGAACCTGCACATGATCTTCTACCGCAACATCTGCGGCGCGGCGATCGATCTGGTTCCCGATCAGGCCCTGCGTGCGGTGACCGACATCTTGACCCACTTCGAGATGCCCGGTGCGGGTATGCCCGACTTCCGCCGCAACGGCGTGCTCATGGCCAAACACGGCATCTACGACCTGCGCCAGCACAAGGACGAGGTCGTCATGCCCGTCCTGCGCAAGTGGAAGATCTTCGAGCGCGACGACTTCGGCCCCGAGGGCCAGAAAGCGCGGGAGGAACTGGCCGCGTACCTGGAGGATCTCGACAAGCAGGCGAGCCGGTTCGAGGAGATGCGCGACCGGTCGCTCGCCCGCGAGGCCGCCAAGCGCGACCGGCAGGTGAAACAGGCCGCAGCCAGCGCATAA
- a CDS encoding acyl-ACP desaturase — protein sequence MMSTRPLTQLELLQELSGVAEDNVNRHLSMTKDWNPHDYIPWADGSNYAALGGHDYDPEESKLDEVAKAAMITNLLTEDNLPTYHREIAANFSMDDAWGHWVGRWTAEENRHGIAMRDYLVVTRGVDPVKLEEARMIHMTNGWDPQGKVAQHTEQKMTMLHSVAYVTFQELATRVSHRNTGKVCADPVADKMLQRIAADENLHMIFYRNISAAGLDLVPDQAIRAITDTIKHFEMPGAGMPDFRRNGVLMAKHGIYDLRQHKDEVVMPVLRKWKVFEREDFGPEGERTREELAAFLDELEGAAVKFEEMRDRSLAREAAKKEKAAAKEKAGASA from the coding sequence ATGATGTCGACCCGTCCACTCACTCAGCTCGAGCTCCTGCAGGAGCTGTCGGGCGTCGCCGAGGACAACGTCAACCGCCATCTCTCGATGACCAAGGACTGGAACCCCCACGACTACATCCCGTGGGCGGACGGCAGCAACTACGCCGCGCTCGGCGGTCATGATTACGACCCCGAGGAGAGCAAGCTCGACGAGGTCGCCAAGGCCGCGATGATCACCAACCTCCTGACCGAGGACAACCTTCCGACGTATCACCGCGAGATCGCGGCGAACTTCTCCATGGATGACGCCTGGGGTCACTGGGTGGGCCGCTGGACCGCCGAGGAGAACCGTCACGGCATCGCCATGCGCGACTACCTCGTGGTGACCCGCGGCGTGGATCCGGTCAAGCTCGAAGAGGCCCGGATGATCCACATGACCAACGGCTGGGACCCGCAGGGCAAGGTGGCACAGCACACCGAGCAGAAGATGACGATGCTGCACTCGGTGGCGTACGTGACCTTCCAGGAGCTGGCCACCCGCGTGAGCCACCGCAACACCGGCAAGGTGTGCGCCGATCCCGTCGCCGATAAGATGCTCCAGCGCATCGCGGCCGACGAGAACCTGCACATGATCTTCTACCGCAACATCTCGGCCGCCGGTCTGGACCTGGTCCCCGACCAGGCGATTCGCGCGATCACCGACACCATCAAGCACTTCGAGATGCCCGGTGCCGGTATGCCCGACTTCCGCCGCAACGGCGTGCTCATGGCCAAGCACGGCATCTACGACCTGCGCCAGCACAAGGACGAGGTCGTCATGCCCGTCCTGCGCAAGTGGAAGGTGTTCGAGCGCGAGGACTTCGGCCCCGAGGGCGAGCGCACCCGCGAGGAGCTCGCGGCCTTCCTCGATGAGCTCGAGGGTGCGGCCGTGAAGTTCGAGGAGATGCGCGACCGGTCGCTGGCTCGCGAGGCCGCGAAGAAGGAGAAGGCCGCCGCCAAGGAGAAGGCCGGCGCCAGCGCCTGA
- the dusB gene encoding tRNA dihydrouridine synthase DusB, whose protein sequence is MTTATQPKLRIGRFELDSPVVLAPMAGVTNVAFRSLCRELERARTGTVAGLYVCEMVTARALVERHPVTMHMTTFAPDEDPRSLQLYTVDAHYTYEAARMIAEEGLADHLDMNFGCPVPKITRRGGGSALPYKRNLFASIVDAAVRGIEDGGQGGRIPVTVKFRIGIDDEHHTHLDAGRIAAEQGAVAVALHARTAAQRYSGQADWDEIARLKEHVHHHFGDAVPVLGNGDIFAAEDAVTMMDRTGCDGVVVGRGCLGRPWLFSELSAALNGTPMPTPPNLGEVTEIMYRHGELLAAHHGEDKGMREIRKHVAWYLRGFPAGGELRTRLATVKTLTDLRALLDTLPRDVPFPKDAEGPRGRQGTPGKVVLPDGWLDDPWEADAAAMPGAETETSGG, encoded by the coding sequence ATGACCACCGCCACCCAGCCGAAGCTGCGCATCGGCCGGTTCGAGCTCGACTCGCCGGTCGTGCTGGCGCCGATGGCGGGCGTCACCAATGTGGCGTTCCGCAGCCTGTGCCGCGAATTGGAGCGCGCACGCACCGGCACCGTGGCCGGGCTGTACGTGTGCGAGATGGTCACGGCTCGTGCGCTGGTCGAGCGGCACCCGGTCACGATGCACATGACCACCTTCGCCCCCGACGAGGATCCGCGCAGCCTGCAGCTGTACACCGTGGATGCGCACTACACCTATGAGGCCGCGCGGATGATCGCCGAGGAGGGCCTCGCCGATCACCTCGATATGAACTTCGGCTGCCCCGTCCCCAAGATCACCCGTCGCGGCGGCGGCTCGGCGCTGCCCTACAAGCGGAACCTGTTCGCCAGCATCGTCGACGCCGCCGTGCGCGGCATCGAAGACGGAGGGCAGGGCGGGCGCATCCCGGTCACCGTGAAATTCCGCATCGGCATCGACGACGAGCACCACACCCACCTCGACGCCGGCCGGATCGCCGCCGAACAGGGCGCGGTCGCCGTCGCGCTCCATGCCCGCACCGCCGCGCAGCGCTACTCGGGGCAGGCCGACTGGGATGAGATCGCCCGGCTCAAGGAGCACGTGCACCATCACTTCGGAGACGCCGTCCCGGTACTCGGCAACGGCGACATCTTCGCCGCCGAGGACGCCGTCACCATGATGGACCGCACCGGCTGCGACGGCGTGGTCGTGGGTCGCGGCTGTCTCGGCCGCCCGTGGCTGTTCTCCGAACTGTCGGCGGCGCTGAACGGCACCCCGATGCCGACGCCGCCGAATCTCGGCGAGGTCACCGAGATCATGTACCGGCACGGCGAGCTGCTCGCCGCGCACCACGGCGAGGACAAGGGCATGCGGGAGATCCGCAAGCACGTCGCCTGGTACCTGCGCGGTTTCCCCGCCGGCGGCGAGCTGCGGACCCGGCTCGCCACCGTCAAGACACTCACCGACCTGCGCGCGCTGCTCGACACGCTGCCGCGCGATGTCCCCTTCCCGAAAGACGCCGAGGGTCCGCGCGGCCGGCAGGGCACCCCCGGCAAGGTGGTGCTCCCGGACGGCTGGCTCGACGATCCGTGGGAGGCCGACGCGGCCGCCATGCCCGGCGCCGAGACGGAGACCAGCGGCGGGTGA
- the phoU gene encoding phosphate signaling complex protein PhoU, translating to MRTAYTQQMAAFNDILGDICGKSGVAMEKATNALLQADLELAEEVISGHDEIVRLSRRAEEEAFSLLALQAPVASDLRVVVSGFQIVADVDRMGALALHVAKVTRRRFPNKTLPEEVNGYFAEMGRLAVELANSAREVLLTQDPKQAAEIEEQDDAMDDLHRHLFTVLMDRDWKHGVAAAVDVTLLGRYYERFADHAVEIGRRVIFQATGNAEPTADISN from the coding sequence ATGCGTACCGCGTACACCCAGCAGATGGCTGCGTTCAATGACATTCTCGGTGACATCTGCGGCAAGTCGGGTGTGGCCATGGAGAAGGCCACCAACGCCCTGCTGCAGGCCGACCTGGAGCTCGCCGAAGAGGTGATCTCCGGTCACGACGAGATCGTCCGGCTGAGCCGCCGCGCCGAGGAGGAGGCCTTCTCCCTGCTCGCGCTGCAGGCGCCGGTCGCCAGCGACCTGCGCGTCGTGGTCTCCGGCTTCCAGATCGTCGCGGACGTCGACCGGATGGGCGCGCTCGCGCTGCACGTCGCGAAGGTCACCCGTCGCCGGTTCCCGAATAAGACGCTCCCCGAGGAGGTCAACGGCTACTTCGCGGAGATGGGCCGCCTCGCGGTCGAGCTCGCCAACTCCGCCCGCGAGGTGCTGCTCACGCAGGACCCGAAGCAGGCTGCGGAGATCGAGGAGCAGGACGACGCGATGGACGATCTGCACCGCCACCTGTTCACGGTGCTGATGGACCGGGACTGGAAGCACGGTGTGGCCGCCGCCGTCGACGTGACCCTGTTGGGCCGCTACTACGAGCGGTTCGCCGACCACGCCGTCGAGATCGGCCGCCGCGTCATCTTCCAGGCCACCGGCAACGCCGAGCCCACCGCCGACATCTCCAACTGA
- a CDS encoding FHA domain-containing protein has product MTSQYSTVLPGDRVVARVRDAVLVVDAPAVGGPDEVAALTAALDTDDDITRAVAAISGPAFVVVQVTESTVRALIHGVAGTPVDQALTIAIFGSAAAAAPLHALRAEEGFVERVSPLPPGAVVTVTTGPPPPPGPVCGPTALHLLRGAVPGAGAVLWSDASLDAGADIDAATDVFPGDAPTNEEPTGVSPLFAATEHEVEVASDVPAAGPLVEGRRCAFGHLNAPFAAYCGRCGALVDRRAPLETGPRPPLGMLVADDGAAYVVEADMVIGRDPSAYVAQRGGRSFDGAGRLASVVLQDRTGALSRAHVEIRIDGWQLLAVDVGSANGTWMRPPAAAAPLRLPPGQPVPLTPGTELHLGGRILQVQDGASA; this is encoded by the coding sequence ATGACATCGCAGTACAGCACCGTGCTCCCGGGAGACCGGGTGGTCGCCCGGGTCCGGGACGCGGTGCTCGTGGTCGACGCGCCCGCGGTCGGCGGGCCCGACGAGGTGGCGGCACTGACCGCCGCGCTCGACACCGACGACGACATCACCAGGGCGGTGGCGGCGATCTCCGGCCCCGCGTTCGTGGTGGTGCAGGTGACCGAGTCCACCGTTCGCGCGCTCATCCACGGCGTCGCAGGCACACCCGTGGATCAGGCGCTCACCATCGCCATCTTCGGTTCCGCCGCGGCGGCCGCGCCACTGCACGCGCTGCGCGCCGAGGAGGGCTTCGTCGAGCGGGTCTCGCCGCTGCCGCCCGGCGCGGTGGTCACGGTCACCACCGGGCCGCCGCCGCCACCGGGCCCGGTGTGCGGGCCGACAGCCCTGCACCTGCTGCGGGGCGCCGTCCCCGGCGCGGGCGCGGTGCTCTGGTCGGATGCCTCCCTCGACGCCGGCGCCGATATCGATGCCGCGACCGATGTGTTCCCGGGCGATGCCCCGACCAACGAGGAGCCGACGGGCGTGAGCCCGCTGTTCGCGGCGACCGAACACGAGGTGGAGGTCGCGTCCGACGTCCCTGCGGCGGGACCGCTGGTCGAAGGACGGCGCTGCGCGTTCGGTCACCTCAACGCGCCGTTCGCCGCCTACTGCGGTCGGTGCGGCGCGCTGGTCGATCGGCGTGCGCCGCTGGAGACGGGGCCGCGCCCGCCGCTGGGCATGCTGGTCGCCGATGACGGTGCCGCCTACGTGGTGGAGGCCGATATGGTCATCGGCCGCGACCCGTCCGCCTATGTCGCGCAGCGTGGCGGCCGCTCGTTCGACGGCGCCGGCCGACTCGCGTCGGTGGTGCTGCAGGACCGCACGGGCGCGTTATCGCGCGCACACGTGGAGATCCGGATCGACGGCTGGCAGTTGCTCGCGGTCGATGTGGGATCGGCGAACGGCACGTGGATGCGGCCACCGGCCGCTGCCGCGCCGCTGCGGCTGCCGCCCGGTCAGCCGGTGCCGCTCACGCCGGGCACGGAATTGCACCTGGGCGGCCGGATCCTGCAGGTGCAGGATGGTGCGAGCGCCTGA